The Vulgatibacter sp. genome window below encodes:
- a CDS encoding alpha/beta fold hydrolase, translated as MRTTESRVVANGLQHHVISWGPDGAQPAATLLCLHGFLDVGWSFRPMAERLVACGHRVVAFDWRGHGESEWVGPGGYYHFMDYVADLADLVDALVPGPLHLVGHSMGGSAASLYAGAFPERVEKLVLMEGLGPEAPNEPEPAKRTGAWVLAARKARQRQHRVLASLEEALARMRLQTPELDDALGLELAARSTRQVEGGVVWSFDPLHRTRGPYPFHAELFRAHLAAITAPTLCIEGERGYRVPDQEERQAALRDARRIVIPAVGHMMHWLAPGPVAEAIDGFLRR; from the coding sequence ATGCGCACCACCGAGAGCCGCGTCGTCGCCAACGGCCTGCAGCACCACGTGATCAGCTGGGGCCCCGACGGCGCGCAGCCCGCCGCCACCCTGCTCTGCCTCCACGGCTTCCTCGACGTGGGCTGGAGCTTCCGGCCGATGGCGGAGCGGCTCGTCGCCTGTGGCCACCGCGTCGTCGCCTTCGATTGGCGGGGCCACGGCGAGAGCGAGTGGGTGGGGCCCGGCGGCTACTACCACTTCATGGATTACGTCGCGGATCTCGCCGATCTCGTCGACGCCCTCGTCCCCGGGCCGCTCCACCTCGTCGGCCACAGCATGGGCGGCAGCGCCGCGTCGCTCTACGCCGGCGCCTTTCCGGAGCGGGTGGAGAAGCTGGTGCTCATGGAGGGGCTCGGTCCCGAGGCGCCGAACGAGCCCGAGCCCGCGAAGCGCACCGGCGCCTGGGTGCTGGCGGCGCGCAAGGCGCGGCAGCGGCAGCACCGCGTGCTCGCCTCCCTCGAGGAGGCGCTGGCGCGGATGCGGCTGCAGACGCCGGAGCTGGACGACGCCCTCGGCCTCGAGCTGGCGGCGCGCTCCACGCGGCAGGTCGAGGGCGGCGTGGTCTGGAGCTTCGATCCCCTCCACCGCACCCGCGGCCCCTATCCCTTCCACGCGGAGCTCTTCCGGGCCCACCTCGCGGCGATCACCGCGCCTACGCTCTGCATCGAGGGTGAGCGGGGCTACCGCGTGCCCGACCAGGAGGAGCGGCAGGCGGCGCTGCGCGACGCGCGGCGGATCGTGATCCCGGCGGTGGGCCACATGATGCACTGGCTCGCGCCGGGGCCGGTGGCAGAGGCGATCGACGGGTTCCTGCGGCGTTAA
- a CDS encoding AAA family ATPase: MATLHDNAERHRCSRFVIRHARREGLPVVVKDARSPAASELLRHEEEMLRRVEGPGVVRLLAVEGTDGAPSRLVLEDAGLQNLQQRIDAGPLPVDLFFGIATSLAEVVARLHARRVVHGALAPARVILGAEGRVTLVHFEDASGLAEARPLEPARLGRALTWIAPEQSGHMNRPVDARADLYALGAIFYAMLTGAPPFRSTDPLELVHAHLAQVPVPAAIANRTVPRLLSDLVQKLLEKAPERRYQSAAGLVRDLQAARQQWEECGAIEPFELGLGDLAQALPLPEALYGRDAERALLVRALEEAAADGVRAVLVEGEPGIGKTALVSALRDETARLGGRFGAGKAAIRSSNVPYLPLTEALRALVRTASGRNEAVCRHLREVVAVAGRIGTELLSELDVRGDKIPAVANLEPVEAEQRFRTAVQGLVRALARDRPVVLFLDDLQWADQGSLRVLQALATDPEARRVLLVGSVRPAEAAADHPLWAALAVVERLGVPITRCALGPLDVDAAVDFLAATLDVERGRVRALAALVVAKTRGNPFFLRQFLRTLQREGLLVYDQRAQGWSWDLPQIERVGISSNVADLMARQIHGLPEAEQLLLQAAACAGPDLRPDLLAGLLDAPLASIEASIRSLVADGLLVRVEGAGVRFVHDRVQQAAYESCPEELRRALHRRIGRVLLAERGENMLYRAVDQLNLGAAPDEAPAQRIERARRNLEAGAGARMAAAHGSALAYFQTGLELVTDLPAPRALLYELHRDAAEAAFLTGQLDLANELALVGLAHATTTEEIAALQARRITALSAAGRLAEAIALGTEVLHARFGMEIPAGDLYAAAEEEHRRLAELLAGRSAEFLLDRPFDAASEENAFHLVLARMLPPAWFIGSGISPYLATRGVIRILEHTLSPLSIFSLAALPMSLAARGEFVAAEQFASIAVALARRSGFRPAEAAALHLEAMVATPWRMPFEHAVGLSREAFRLCVETGDPGEAANAWTAVVVHSVVGGVELDRILADIEEGLAFFARMGNEAVPAFLLIDRQLIRCLQGRTDAPGHLGDELFDEAAFEERIRGKGPVPAAFYHITRLRAAHLFGDLESARFHAEAARPHLRALGGFVVGTEHPFATALVLLAQTPTAAQWERVRQMREQFAAWERSCPENFRHRRLLLDAEIARVEGRALDAAARYDESIEWATRGGVLHDAALANELAARHFHRLGRLRVARAYLGDARELYARWGATGKVRALDEAFGVALGFEEAAPKLGAVGTLDVLSLLEAVESISGEIRFERLLPKLVEVCIRAVGAERGALVLEEGGVPVVRATGAAEAPVLLQETPLASSDAAPRDLIERVRRERVPVVIDDVRTSPEVRADPYLVRRKTMSLLAFPIRRKEELLGTLCFENSLATHAFAADRVRTLELLAPEIAVAIENARLFRAVQSEMEERTRAERTIRFLADASVILAGSLDYEQTLDDLAHLAVPAMADWCVIDLVEEGGQIRRVAGVHADPAKEVYLDELLRRYPPDATSPQPAGEILRSGASHLLPDVDDARLVSYARDEAHAALLRRLGLRSAMAVPLVGRGRVIGLLSFGSAAAGRFTAADLAVAEELARRAALAIDNARLYRGSQEAVQVREDFLSVASHELKTPITSMSVAIGSQLRKSDAAEDPSLQRTLTTAQRGLKRLNQLVDQLLDVSQIGSGELTLERQTIDLVAVVEEVVAAMQERIARSGAAVEVVAAGPVEGFWDRRRLGEVVGNLLDNALKFGEGKPVRIEVGTSEGAALLVVRDRGSGIAPERLPRVFERFERGVSSRHYGGWGLGFFLVRRIVEAHGGTVAAESLPGAGSSFTVRLPPAN; encoded by the coding sequence ATGGCCACGCTGCACGACAATGCGGAGCGACACCGCTGCTCGCGCTTCGTGATCCGGCACGCGCGACGGGAAGGGCTCCCCGTCGTCGTGAAGGACGCGCGCTCTCCCGCTGCGTCCGAGCTCCTGCGGCACGAGGAGGAGATGCTCCGCCGGGTGGAGGGACCCGGCGTCGTGCGCCTTCTCGCGGTGGAGGGGACGGACGGCGCCCCCTCCCGCCTCGTCCTCGAGGATGCCGGCCTCCAGAACCTGCAGCAGCGCATCGATGCGGGCCCGCTCCCCGTCGACCTCTTCTTCGGGATCGCGACCAGCCTCGCCGAGGTGGTGGCGCGTCTCCACGCCCGCCGGGTGGTCCACGGCGCGCTGGCACCCGCCCGCGTGATCCTCGGCGCCGAGGGACGGGTGACCCTGGTCCACTTCGAGGATGCAAGCGGCCTCGCCGAGGCCCGCCCCCTCGAGCCCGCCAGGCTGGGAAGGGCCCTCACCTGGATCGCCCCCGAGCAGTCCGGCCACATGAACCGCCCGGTCGATGCCCGGGCCGATCTCTACGCGCTGGGCGCGATCTTCTACGCGATGCTCACCGGCGCGCCGCCCTTCCGCTCGACCGATCCGCTGGAGCTCGTCCACGCCCACCTGGCACAGGTGCCCGTGCCAGCGGCGATCGCGAACCGCACGGTACCCCGCCTCCTCTCGGACCTGGTCCAGAAGCTCCTCGAGAAGGCGCCGGAGCGGCGCTACCAGAGCGCCGCCGGCCTCGTCCGCGATCTGCAGGCGGCCCGGCAGCAGTGGGAGGAATGCGGGGCCATCGAGCCCTTCGAGCTGGGGCTCGGCGATCTCGCGCAGGCGCTGCCGCTCCCCGAGGCGCTCTACGGGCGGGATGCGGAACGCGCCCTCCTCGTCCGGGCCCTCGAGGAGGCTGCAGCCGATGGCGTGCGGGCGGTGCTCGTCGAGGGCGAGCCGGGCATCGGCAAGACCGCCCTCGTCTCCGCGCTGCGGGACGAGACCGCACGCCTCGGTGGTCGCTTCGGCGCGGGCAAGGCCGCGATCCGTTCGTCCAACGTGCCCTACCTTCCGCTCACCGAAGCGCTGCGGGCGCTGGTCCGCACCGCGAGCGGGCGCAACGAGGCTGTCTGCCGGCACCTCCGGGAGGTGGTCGCCGTCGCCGGCCGCATCGGGACGGAGCTCCTCTCCGAGTTGGACGTGCGGGGGGACAAAATACCCGCCGTCGCGAACCTCGAGCCGGTGGAGGCGGAGCAGCGCTTTCGCACGGCGGTCCAGGGGCTGGTCCGTGCCCTCGCCCGCGATCGCCCGGTCGTCCTCTTCCTCGACGATCTCCAGTGGGCCGACCAGGGGTCGCTCCGGGTGCTGCAGGCCCTGGCCACCGATCCCGAGGCCCGGCGGGTGCTGCTGGTCGGGAGCGTCCGGCCTGCGGAGGCCGCCGCCGACCACCCGCTGTGGGCAGCGTTGGCGGTGGTGGAGCGGCTCGGTGTCCCGATCACGCGCTGCGCCCTCGGCCCGCTCGACGTGGACGCGGCCGTCGACTTCCTCGCAGCGACCCTCGACGTGGAGCGGGGACGGGTGCGCGCCCTCGCAGCGCTCGTCGTCGCGAAGACCCGGGGCAATCCCTTCTTCCTCCGCCAGTTCCTCCGGACGCTGCAGCGCGAGGGGCTGCTCGTCTACGACCAGCGCGCGCAGGGGTGGAGCTGGGACCTCCCGCAGATCGAGCGCGTCGGGATCAGCTCGAACGTCGCCGATCTGATGGCCCGACAGATCCACGGCCTGCCGGAAGCGGAGCAACTTCTGCTGCAGGCGGCGGCCTGTGCGGGGCCCGATCTCCGACCGGACCTCCTCGCAGGGCTCCTCGATGCGCCGCTCGCCTCGATCGAAGCGAGCATCCGCAGCCTCGTCGCCGACGGGCTGCTGGTGCGGGTCGAGGGGGCCGGCGTCCGCTTCGTCCACGACCGGGTCCAGCAAGCTGCCTACGAGTCGTGCCCGGAGGAGCTCCGCCGCGCCCTCCATCGCCGGATCGGACGCGTCCTCCTCGCCGAGCGTGGTGAGAACATGCTCTACCGCGCGGTCGATCAGCTCAACCTCGGCGCGGCGCCCGACGAGGCGCCGGCGCAGCGCATCGAGCGCGCGCGTCGCAACCTGGAGGCGGGGGCCGGCGCGCGGATGGCGGCTGCACATGGCTCGGCCCTCGCCTACTTCCAGACGGGCCTCGAGCTCGTCACCGATCTTCCGGCGCCCCGCGCGCTCCTCTACGAGCTCCACCGCGACGCTGCAGAGGCGGCCTTCCTCACCGGCCAGCTCGATCTCGCCAACGAGCTGGCGCTGGTAGGGCTCGCCCATGCAACCACCACCGAAGAGATCGCGGCGCTCCAGGCCCGGCGGATCACGGCCCTGTCTGCCGCAGGCCGCCTCGCGGAGGCGATCGCCCTCGGCACCGAGGTGCTGCACGCCCGCTTCGGCATGGAGATCCCGGCAGGTGATCTCTACGCCGCCGCCGAGGAGGAGCACCGCCGGCTCGCGGAGCTCCTCGCCGGTCGATCCGCGGAGTTCCTGCTCGATCGCCCCTTCGACGCCGCGTCGGAGGAGAACGCCTTCCACCTCGTCCTCGCCAGGATGCTGCCGCCCGCCTGGTTCATCGGCAGCGGGATCAGCCCCTACCTCGCCACCAGAGGTGTGATCCGCATCCTCGAGCACACCCTCTCGCCTCTATCGATCTTCAGCCTCGCGGCGCTGCCGATGTCCCTCGCGGCGCGGGGTGAGTTCGTCGCCGCGGAGCAATTCGCGAGCATCGCCGTGGCCCTCGCCAGACGATCGGGCTTCCGTCCGGCGGAGGCGGCGGCGCTCCACCTCGAGGCGATGGTGGCGACCCCGTGGCGCATGCCCTTCGAGCACGCGGTGGGGCTCTCGCGGGAAGCGTTCCGCCTCTGTGTCGAGACCGGCGACCCGGGGGAGGCGGCGAACGCGTGGACCGCGGTGGTGGTCCACTCGGTGGTGGGCGGCGTGGAGCTCGACCGGATCCTCGCCGACATCGAGGAGGGCCTGGCCTTCTTCGCGCGGATGGGCAACGAGGCGGTCCCGGCCTTCCTGCTGATCGACCGGCAGCTGATCCGCTGCCTGCAGGGACGCACCGACGCGCCCGGGCATCTGGGCGACGAGCTCTTCGACGAGGCGGCGTTCGAGGAGAGAATCCGCGGCAAGGGCCCGGTGCCGGCGGCCTTCTACCACATCACCCGGCTGCGGGCGGCCCACCTCTTCGGCGACCTCGAGAGCGCCCGCTTCCACGCCGAGGCGGCACGCCCCCACCTCCGTGCGCTGGGCGGTTTCGTGGTGGGGACCGAGCATCCCTTCGCCACCGCCCTCGTCCTGCTCGCGCAGACGCCCACCGCGGCGCAGTGGGAAAGGGTCCGGCAGATGCGGGAACAATTCGCCGCCTGGGAGCGGAGCTGCCCGGAGAATTTCCGCCACCGCCGGTTGCTCCTCGATGCGGAGATCGCCCGGGTGGAGGGGCGCGCCCTCGACGCCGCGGCGCGCTACGACGAGTCGATCGAATGGGCGACGAGGGGCGGCGTCCTCCACGACGCTGCCCTCGCCAACGAGCTCGCCGCCCGGCATTTCCACCGGCTCGGGCGGCTGCGGGTGGCCCGCGCCTACCTCGGCGACGCGCGCGAACTCTACGCGCGCTGGGGCGCGACGGGGAAGGTCCGGGCCCTCGACGAGGCCTTCGGCGTCGCGCTCGGCTTCGAGGAGGCGGCGCCGAAGCTCGGCGCCGTCGGGACCCTCGACGTGCTCAGCCTGCTCGAGGCGGTGGAGTCGATCTCGGGAGAGATCCGCTTCGAGCGCCTGCTCCCGAAGCTGGTGGAGGTCTGCATCCGAGCGGTGGGCGCCGAGCGCGGGGCGCTGGTGCTGGAGGAGGGCGGGGTGCCGGTGGTCCGTGCGACCGGCGCCGCGGAAGCGCCGGTCCTCCTCCAGGAGACGCCGCTCGCCAGCTCCGATGCAGCGCCCCGCGACCTCATCGAGCGCGTGCGCCGCGAGCGGGTGCCCGTGGTGATCGACGACGTGCGCACCTCCCCCGAGGTGCGGGCGGATCCCTACCTCGTGCGCCGGAAGACGATGTCGCTCCTCGCCTTTCCGATCCGGCGCAAGGAAGAGCTGCTCGGCACCCTCTGTTTCGAGAATTCCCTCGCCACCCACGCCTTCGCCGCAGATCGCGTGCGCACCCTCGAGCTGCTCGCGCCCGAGATCGCCGTCGCGATCGAGAACGCCCGGCTCTTCCGCGCGGTGCAGAGCGAGATGGAGGAGCGCACGCGGGCCGAGCGGACCATCCGCTTCCTCGCCGATGCGAGCGTGATCCTCGCCGGCTCCCTCGACTACGAGCAGACCCTCGACGACCTCGCCCACCTCGCGGTGCCGGCGATGGCGGATTGGTGCGTGATCGATCTGGTCGAGGAGGGCGGGCAGATCCGCCGCGTCGCCGGCGTGCACGCGGACCCGGCGAAGGAGGTCTACCTCGACGAGCTGCTGCGCCGCTATCCGCCCGATGCCACCTCGCCGCAGCCCGCAGGCGAGATCCTCCGCTCCGGCGCTTCGCACCTCTTGCCCGACGTCGACGATGCGCGGCTCGTTTCCTACGCCCGGGACGAGGCCCATGCGGCGCTGCTCCGGCGGCTCGGGCTGCGCAGCGCGATGGCGGTGCCGCTGGTGGGGCGCGGGCGCGTCATCGGCCTGCTCAGCTTCGGCTCCGCCGCCGCAGGCCGCTTCACCGCAGCGGACCTCGCCGTCGCCGAGGAGCTCGCCCGCCGCGCGGCGCTGGCCATCGACAACGCCAGGCTCTACCGGGGCTCGCAGGAGGCGGTGCAGGTCCGGGAGGATTTCCTCTCGGTCGCCTCCCACGAGCTGAAGACGCCGATCACCTCGATGTCGGTGGCGATCGGTTCGCAGCTGCGCAAGAGCGACGCCGCCGAGGACCCGTCGCTCCAGCGCACCCTCACCACCGCGCAGCGCGGCCTCAAGCGGCTCAACCAGCTGGTCGATCAGCTCCTCGACGTCTCGCAGATCGGATCCGGGGAGCTCACGCTGGAGCGGCAGACGATCGATCTGGTCGCCGTGGTGGAGGAGGTGGTGGCTGCGATGCAGGAGCGCATCGCCCGCTCCGGCGCCGCGGTGGAGGTGGTGGCAGCGGGCCCGGTGGAGGGTTTCTGGGATCGGCGGCGCCTCGGGGAGGTGGTGGGCAACCTCCTCGACAACGCCCTCAAATTCGGCGAGGGCAAACCCGTCCGGATCGAGGTCGGGACGAGCGAGGGCGCCGCGCTGCTCGTGGTGCGGGATCGTGGCAGCGGCATCGCGCCCGAGCGGCTGCCCCGGGTCTTCGAACGCTTCGAGCGCGGCGTCTCGAGCCGGCATTACGGCGGCTGGGGCCTGGGGTTCTTCCTCGTACGGCGGATCGTCGAGGCCCATGGCGGGACCGTGGCGGCGGAGAGCCTGCCGGGCGCCGGCTCCAGCTTCACGGTGCGGCTGCCGCCGGCCAATTAA
- a CDS encoding phosphoenolpyruvate carboxylase codes for MVRKRKVDRPLRRDVRFLGRLLGEVLVEQEGSGLFELEEKVRKLAIRRRRGPRPGRAAAEAELIQLLAEIPIGQAERVIRAFATYFSLANLAEQHHRVRRARAHARDPAPQRGSLAAVLQQAREAGVPADRVREVLSTLEVTLTLTAHPTQAARRTLLDKLDRIAHVLEERDRCELTPHEAGDALERIREEVGALWQTDEVRRERPAVGDEVKNVLWYVEEVLWELLPELPHVLGAAFERAYGEPLGFSPMPLRLHSWVGGDMDGNPRVTPDVLEDAIRAHEARALRRILAEVQRVGGMLSQSSRNVEVPADLFASLEEDERMMPEIAERWAPRTVGEPWRRKLRFIEARLAAALTRVEERRMMARPPDSLRLVARLAHGGEGAVAAHPHGIGPEFHGTHEAELPWAYRAPAELIGDLELVADSLRAANCGRSGERDVRALLAQVRAVGFHILELEMRAPAEDARAAAAFLDGQGEQTEGGARFLGALQKIAAAQAESGEGACRTVILSMATAAEDVRATLRCAQAAGLWDDARHCARIDIVPLFETLQALDDGPAILRSLFADPLYRGHVQARGVQEVMVGYSDSGKEVGLLAAHGALRRAQVALPQVAAAIGIPLRIFHGRGESVARGGGPAQQAILSLPRGSVAGRYKATEQGEALDHKYARPELAMRTLELIIGGALLHTLDALERPPPADVARFDATFVQLAEEGRKAYRALVWENPHFVEFFNTASPLEEIANLPIGSRPAKRRAGGVEALRAIPWVFAWTQNRAILPGWYGVGTALASLADKPGGEAELREMYRRWPVFRTVIDNVEMVLAKSDLKIAARYAQLAPPEARQAIWPRILEEYRRTRRLIKRVTGHRKLLEENEPLRRSIQLRNPYVDPMSFLQVELLRRKRTGDERCDRPLLLTLNGIAAGMRNTG; via the coding sequence ATGGTGCGCAAGCGCAAGGTCGATCGGCCGCTTCGGCGGGATGTGCGTTTCCTCGGGCGACTCCTCGGCGAGGTGCTGGTGGAGCAGGAGGGAAGCGGGCTCTTCGAGCTCGAGGAGAAGGTCCGCAAGCTCGCGATCCGGCGACGCCGCGGCCCCAGGCCCGGGCGGGCTGCGGCGGAGGCCGAGCTGATCCAGCTCCTCGCCGAGATCCCCATCGGCCAGGCGGAGCGGGTGATCCGGGCCTTCGCCACCTACTTCTCCCTGGCCAACCTCGCCGAGCAGCACCACCGGGTGCGCCGGGCCAGGGCCCACGCCAGGGATCCGGCGCCGCAGCGGGGCTCGCTGGCGGCGGTGCTCCAGCAGGCGCGGGAGGCGGGCGTTCCCGCCGATCGGGTGCGGGAGGTGCTCTCGACCCTGGAGGTCACCCTCACCCTCACCGCCCATCCCACCCAGGCGGCGCGGCGCACCCTCCTCGACAAGCTCGACCGGATCGCCCACGTCCTCGAGGAGCGGGACCGCTGCGAGCTCACCCCCCACGAGGCCGGCGACGCGCTGGAGCGGATCCGCGAGGAGGTGGGCGCCCTCTGGCAGACCGACGAGGTGCGCCGCGAGCGCCCCGCCGTCGGCGACGAGGTGAAGAACGTCCTCTGGTACGTGGAGGAGGTGCTCTGGGAGCTGCTGCCCGAGTTGCCCCACGTCCTCGGCGCCGCCTTCGAGCGGGCCTACGGCGAGCCCCTGGGCTTTTCTCCGATGCCGCTGCGGCTCCACTCCTGGGTGGGCGGCGACATGGACGGCAACCCGCGCGTCACCCCCGACGTGCTCGAGGACGCGATCCGCGCCCACGAGGCCCGGGCGCTGCGTCGGATCCTCGCCGAGGTCCAGCGCGTCGGCGGCATGCTCTCCCAATCCTCCCGGAACGTGGAGGTACCCGCTGACCTCTTCGCCTCGCTGGAGGAGGACGAGCGGATGATGCCGGAGATCGCCGAGCGCTGGGCGCCGCGCACCGTCGGCGAGCCCTGGCGCCGCAAGCTCCGCTTCATCGAGGCGCGGCTCGCTGCGGCGCTCACCCGGGTGGAGGAGCGGCGCATGATGGCGCGGCCTCCGGATTCGCTCCGGCTCGTCGCCCGCCTCGCCCACGGCGGCGAGGGCGCGGTGGCTGCCCATCCCCACGGCATCGGCCCCGAATTCCACGGCACCCACGAAGCCGAGCTGCCCTGGGCCTACCGCGCGCCGGCAGAGCTGATCGGCGATCTGGAGCTCGTCGCCGATTCGCTGCGCGCCGCCAACTGCGGCCGCAGCGGCGAGCGCGACGTTCGAGCGCTCCTCGCGCAGGTGCGGGCGGTGGGCTTCCACATCCTCGAGCTGGAGATGCGCGCGCCCGCAGAGGATGCCCGGGCTGCAGCTGCCTTCCTCGACGGCCAGGGGGAGCAGACCGAGGGCGGCGCCCGCTTCCTCGGTGCGCTGCAGAAGATCGCCGCGGCGCAGGCGGAGAGCGGCGAGGGCGCCTGCCGCACGGTGATCCTCTCGATGGCCACCGCGGCGGAGGACGTACGGGCGACCTTGCGCTGCGCGCAGGCAGCCGGCCTCTGGGACGATGCGCGGCATTGCGCTCGCATCGACATCGTGCCGCTCTTCGAGACGCTGCAGGCACTGGACGACGGCCCCGCGATCCTCCGCTCCCTCTTCGCCGATCCGCTCTACCGCGGCCACGTCCAGGCCCGCGGCGTGCAGGAAGTGATGGTCGGCTACAGCGACTCCGGCAAGGAGGTCGGTCTGCTGGCTGCACACGGCGCGCTGCGCCGGGCGCAGGTGGCGCTGCCGCAGGTGGCGGCGGCGATCGGCATCCCCTTGCGGATCTTCCATGGCCGCGGCGAGTCGGTGGCCCGCGGCGGCGGTCCCGCACAGCAGGCGATCCTCTCGCTGCCCCGGGGCAGCGTCGCCGGTCGCTACAAGGCCACCGAGCAGGGCGAGGCCCTCGACCACAAATACGCTCGGCCCGAGCTGGCGATGCGGACGCTGGAGTTGATCATCGGCGGCGCGCTGCTCCACACCCTCGATGCGTTGGAGCGCCCGCCGCCCGCGGACGTGGCGCGCTTCGACGCCACCTTCGTCCAGCTCGCCGAGGAGGGACGCAAGGCCTACCGGGCGCTGGTCTGGGAGAACCCGCACTTCGTGGAGTTCTTCAACACCGCCTCGCCGCTCGAAGAGATCGCCAACCTGCCGATCGGATCCCGTCCGGCGAAGCGGCGGGCCGGCGGCGTGGAGGCGCTGCGCGCGATCCCCTGGGTCTTCGCCTGGACCCAGAACCGCGCGATCCTGCCGGGCTGGTACGGCGTCGGCACCGCGCTCGCATCCCTGGCGGACAAGCCCGGCGGCGAGGCGGAGCTCCGCGAGATGTACCGGCGGTGGCCCGTGTTCCGCACCGTGATCGACAACGTCGAGATGGTGCTCGCCAAGAGCGATCTCAAGATCGCCGCACGCTACGCGCAGCTCGCGCCGCCGGAGGCGCGGCAGGCGATCTGGCCGCGGATCCTCGAGGAGTACCGGCGCACCCGCCGCCTGATCAAGCGCGTCACCGGCCACCGGAAATTGCTCGAGGAGAACGAGCCGCTGCGCCGCTCGATCCAGCTGCGCAATCCCTACGTCGATCCGATGTCCTTCCTGCAGGTGGAGCTGCTCCGCCGCAAGCGGACGGGAGACGAGCGCTGCGACAGGCCGCTCCTGCTCACGCTCAACGGCATCGCCGCCGGGATGCGGAACACCGGATGA
- a CDS encoding DUF488 family protein: MSIRRSVAMGDWHGHRVFALGHSTLDREVLLGRLLALGVVTLVDIRSYPRSRHNPQFDSDALAAAARARGLGYAHLRALGGRRRARGGDETNAGWRSAAFRGYADHMQTEEFAAGLHELRALAEAGPVAILCSEAVPWRCHRSLVADALLARGAEVLQVIGDRVHPHRLTPFARIEGERITYPPPEEAPAGDAVDA; the protein is encoded by the coding sequence GTGAGCATCCGGCGTAGCGTGGCGATGGGAGACTGGCACGGCCACCGGGTCTTCGCCCTCGGCCATTCCACCCTCGACCGCGAGGTGCTGCTCGGGCGCCTCCTCGCCCTCGGTGTCGTGACCCTCGTCGACATCCGCAGCTACCCGCGCTCGCGGCACAACCCGCAATTCGACAGCGACGCACTCGCCGCCGCGGCACGGGCGCGAGGGCTCGGCTACGCCCACCTCCGCGCCCTCGGCGGACGCCGCAGGGCCCGCGGCGGCGACGAGACCAACGCCGGCTGGCGCAGCGCCGCCTTCCGCGGCTACGCCGATCACATGCAGACCGAAGAATTCGCCGCGGGCCTGCACGAGCTGCGCGCGCTCGCCGAGGCGGGGCCGGTGGCGATCCTCTGCTCGGAGGCGGTGCCCTGGCGCTGCCACCGCTCCCTCGTCGCCGACGCGCTGCTGGCCCGCGGCGCCGAGGTGCTCCAGGTGATCGGCGACCGCGTCCATCCCCACCGCCTCACCCCCTTTGCCCGGATCGAAGGCGAGCGGATCACCTACCCGCCACCGGAGGAGGCGCCCGCAGGAGATGCGGTCGACGCTTGA
- a CDS encoding ABC1 kinase family protein translates to MDDGAIPQGKRSRLGRLLGLSARVGGALVRREPSTETARLVLDTLGDLRGLALKLGQAAVPALDPRGGEVGRLLGGLYTGARSMSWPRIAARLEEELGGPLHHHFASIEPVPFAAASLGQVHRAVLPGGEVVAVKVQYPGVGDALDDDLGAAGAAVRIAGLGTDLFDGRRYYELLAAQLRGELDYLQERLQLERFRAEFAPFPSLVVPRTFPALCTEKVLVMELLEGPTLHDWAHGSASAAKRLEVGLQLTRAIYGPFLRTGVVHGDPHPGNFVLLGDGRLGVLDFGSTRQVGPAFHRCYREVFGAVLRGEAIDWVDALEGGGFTVALPKPRAQSLLGELLAVAARPLRGPFDFGSNRVVDELVAFGRKRATDLVRFRPPPEGLIFLRAVLGLVHALQLTRSAGDFRPVFAEILDLPPDRAAG, encoded by the coding sequence GTGGACGACGGCGCGATCCCACAGGGCAAACGCTCCCGCCTGGGGCGGCTCCTCGGCCTCTCGGCGCGGGTCGGCGGGGCGCTGGTGCGCCGCGAGCCCTCGACGGAGACCGCCCGCCTCGTCCTCGACACCCTGGGTGACCTCCGCGGCCTCGCGCTCAAGCTCGGCCAGGCGGCGGTCCCCGCCCTCGATCCCCGTGGCGGCGAGGTGGGCCGCCTCCTTGGCGGCCTCTACACCGGCGCCCGCTCGATGAGCTGGCCCCGGATCGCCGCCCGCCTCGAGGAGGAGCTGGGTGGACCGCTCCACCACCACTTCGCCTCGATCGAGCCCGTGCCCTTCGCCGCCGCCTCCCTCGGGCAGGTGCACCGGGCCGTCCTCCCGGGAGGGGAGGTGGTGGCGGTGAAGGTCCAATACCCCGGCGTCGGCGACGCCCTCGACGACGACCTCGGTGCCGCAGGCGCGGCGGTGCGGATCGCCGGTCTCGGCACCGACCTCTTCGACGGCAGGCGCTACTACGAGCTCCTCGCGGCGCAGCTCCGCGGTGAGCTCGACTACCTGCAGGAGCGCCTGCAGCTCGAGCGCTTCCGCGCCGAATTCGCGCCCTTTCCCAGCCTCGTCGTGCCCCGCACCTTCCCCGCGCTCTGCACGGAGAAGGTGCTGGTGATGGAGCTCCTCGAGGGGCCGACCCTCCACGATTGGGCCCACGGCAGCGCCTCCGCGGCAAAGCGCCTCGAGGTGGGGCTGCAGCTCACCCGGGCGATCTACGGCCCCTTCCTCCGCACGGGCGTGGTCCACGGCGACCCCCACCCCGGCAACTTCGTGCTGCTCGGCGACGGCAGGCTCGGCGTCCTCGACTTCGGCAGCACCCGGCAGGTGGGCCCCGCCTTCCACCGCTGCTACCGCGAGGTCTTCGGGGCGGTGCTCCGCGGCGAGGCGATCGACTGGGTCGATGCGCTGGAGGGCGGCGGCTTCACCGTGGCGCTCCCCAAGCCCAGGGCACAGTCGCTCCTCGGCGAGCTCCTCGCCGTCGCCGCCAGGCCGCTGCGCGGCCCCTTCGACTTCGGCAGCAACCGGGTGGTCGACGAGCTCGTCGCCTTCGGCCGCAAGCGCGCCACCGATCTCGTCCGCTTCCGGCCACCGCCGGAGGGGCTGATCTTCCTGCGGGCGGTGCTGGGGCTCGTCCACGCGCTGCAGCTCACCCGCAGCGCCGGCGACTTCCGGCCGGTCTTCGCCGAGATCCTCGACCTGCCGCCGGACCGCGCCGCAGGTTAG